In Micromonospora sp. NBC_01813, the following are encoded in one genomic region:
- a CDS encoding pyridoxamine 5'-phosphate oxidase family protein yields MAITDPPAPSAALRDFWRERHLCSLTTLRGDGSPHVVPVGVTFDPDDGTARVITSGRSRKAVHVRASGAPGARVAVCQVDGRRWSTLEGRAWIRDDPRTVRDAEERYAQRYRTPRPNPDRVVIVIEVTRRLGNL; encoded by the coding sequence ATGGCCATCACCGATCCGCCCGCACCCAGCGCCGCGCTGCGCGACTTCTGGCGCGAGCGACACCTGTGCTCGCTGACCACCCTGCGCGGCGACGGCAGCCCGCACGTCGTTCCGGTCGGCGTCACCTTCGATCCCGACGACGGCACCGCCCGGGTGATCACCTCCGGTCGGTCCCGCAAAGCCGTCCACGTCCGCGCCAGCGGTGCGCCCGGCGCTCGGGTGGCGGTCTGCCAGGTCGACGGCCGGCGGTGGTCGACGCTCGAGGGCCGGGCCTGGATCCGCGACGATCCGCGGACGGTCCGCGACGCCGAGGAGCGCTACGCCCAGCGTTACCGGACGCCACGCCCGAACCCGGACCGGGTGGTCATCGTGATCGAGGTCACCCGCCGGCTCGGTAACCTC